The following coding sequences are from one Mycobacterium bourgelatii window:
- a CDS encoding NADH-quinone oxidoreductase subunit C has product MSSPDHDPQGATLTPTGTDVPSGGETANEEVINVRRGMFGVQGTGDTSGYGRLVRKVTLPGGTPRPYGSYFDEVVDRLEEALQRDGLEFDETIEKVVVYRDELTLHVTRDRLPQVAQRLRDEPELRFELCLGVNGVHYPNETGRELHAVYPLRSITHSRRLRLEVSAPDSDPHIPSLFAIYPTNDWHERETYDFFGIIFDGHPSLTRIEMPDDWHGHPQRKDYPLGGIPVEYKGAKIPPPDERRGYN; this is encoded by the coding sequence ATGAGCTCACCGGATCACGACCCGCAGGGAGCGACGCTTACTCCGACGGGAACGGATGTTCCGTCCGGCGGAGAAACCGCCAATGAAGAGGTGATCAATGTCCGCCGCGGCATGTTCGGCGTGCAGGGGACCGGCGACACCTCCGGATATGGGCGCCTGGTCCGCAAAGTCACCCTCCCCGGGGGTACGCCGCGGCCGTACGGCAGTTACTTCGACGAGGTCGTCGACCGGTTGGAAGAGGCGCTGCAGCGCGACGGGCTCGAATTCGACGAGACGATAGAGAAGGTCGTCGTCTACCGCGACGAGTTGACCCTGCACGTCACCCGGGACCGATTGCCGCAGGTGGCCCAGCGACTGCGGGATGAACCCGAACTGCGTTTCGAACTTTGCCTGGGTGTGAACGGGGTGCACTACCCCAACGAGACAGGCCGGGAATTGCACGCGGTCTACCCGTTGAGGTCGATAACCCACTCCCGCCGACTGCGGCTGGAAGTGTCTGCGCCAGACAGTGATCCGCACATCCCGTCGCTCTTCGCCATTTATCCGACCAACGACTGGCACGAGCGCGAGACGTACGACTTCTTCGGAATCATCTTCGACGGCCATCCGTCGTTGACCCGCATCGAGATGCCGGACGACTGGCACGGACACCCGCAACGCAAGGACTACCCGCTCGGCGGCATCCCGGTCGAATACAAGGGCGCCAAGATACCTCCGCCCGACGAGCGCAGGGGCTACAACTAA
- a CDS encoding NuoB/complex I 20 kDa subunit family protein gives MGLEEQLPGGILLSTVEKVAGYVRKNSLWPATFGLACCAIEMMATAGPRFDIARFGMERFSATPRQADLMIVAGRVSQKMAPVLRQVYDQMAEPKWVLAMGVCASSGGMFNNYAIVQGVDHVVPVDIYLPGCPPRPEMLLHAILKLHEKIQEMPLGVNRERAIAEAEEAALSARPTIEMRGLLR, from the coding sequence GTGGGTCTCGAAGAACAATTACCCGGCGGGATACTGCTGTCGACCGTCGAAAAGGTGGCGGGCTACGTCCGCAAGAACTCCCTGTGGCCGGCCACCTTCGGGTTGGCCTGCTGCGCCATCGAGATGATGGCGACGGCCGGCCCGAGGTTTGACATCGCACGGTTCGGCATGGAGCGGTTCTCGGCGACGCCGCGGCAGGCGGACCTGATGATCGTCGCCGGACGGGTCAGCCAGAAGATGGCCCCGGTGCTGCGCCAGGTTTACGACCAGATGGCCGAGCCGAAGTGGGTTCTGGCGATGGGCGTCTGCGCCTCGTCGGGCGGGATGTTCAACAACTACGCGATCGTGCAGGGCGTCGACCACGTCGTGCCGGTGGACATCTACTTGCCCGGCTGTCCGCCCCGGCCGGAAATGCTGTTGCACGCAATCCTGAAGTTGCACGAGAAGATTCAGGAGATGCCGCTGGGCGTCAACCGGGAGCGTGCCATCGCCGAAGCCGAAGAGGCAGCGTTGTCGGCCCGGCCCACCATCGAGATGCGCGGGTTGCTGCGATGA
- a CDS encoding NADH-quinone oxidoreductase subunit A, translated as MNVYVPILVLAALAAVFAVGSVVLASIVGPSRYNRSKQAAYECGIEPTDMTSRSPAGQTATGQRFPIKYYLTAMLFIVFDIEIVFLYPWAVTFDYLGKFALVEMVIFMLTVFVAYAYVWRRGGLTWD; from the coding sequence TTGAACGTCTACGTACCCATTCTGGTCCTCGCCGCGCTTGCCGCCGTCTTCGCCGTGGGCTCGGTGGTACTCGCGAGCATCGTCGGCCCGTCCCGCTACAACCGGTCCAAACAGGCCGCGTACGAGTGCGGCATCGAGCCGACCGACATGACATCCCGTTCGCCCGCTGGGCAGACGGCGACCGGCCAGCGGTTTCCGATCAAGTACTACCTGACGGCGATGTTGTTCATCGTTTTCGACATCGAGATCGTGTTCCTCTACCCGTGGGCGGTCACCTTTGACTACCTGGGCAAGTTCGCGCTGGTCGAAATGGTCATTTTCATGCTCACGGTGTTCGTGGCGTACGCCTATGTGTGGCGCCGCGGAGGCCTGACCTGGGATTGA
- a CDS encoding PPE family protein produces the protein MSFFTLPPEINSLRMFLGAGSGPMLAAAAAWEGLADELAAAAQSFQSVTAGLAGQAWQGPAAQAMAAAAAPYAGWLAAAATQSAGASAQARAVASMFEAAKAATVLPQAVAANRDAFVQLVMTNLFGQNAPAIAFAESLYEEMWAADVAAMSGYYSGVSSVAAQVVPWSSVLKGLPGLGGANGAGAETGGGALAAGAAGTGVAGAGGGGGGEQAVASGGGGVAAGGGGPVAGGAQDLLGANTGAGFTQGDPSAGAVSAGGYTAAASGGMTAANPGMMMSPAMMAGPMMMAGMAANSGGQSGVINAGPVKGPKSKEEEEAEAKRAAEAAAAEEAALEAEAAEEGVEVAPEVPAMSVLATADPEAAAKAAPGAATTQATRTRVSGIPEAGLRVGAKAKDEESSETGEKVPTLRPEPKEFRPQVEEEEEQQLQIRGG, from the coding sequence GTGAGCTTTTTCACGCTGCCGCCGGAAATCAACTCGTTGCGCATGTTTTTGGGCGCCGGTTCCGGGCCGATGTTGGCTGCGGCCGCGGCCTGGGAGGGCCTAGCCGACGAGTTGGCTGCCGCGGCGCAATCGTTTCAGTCGGTGACCGCCGGTTTGGCTGGTCAGGCGTGGCAGGGCCCGGCAGCGCAGGCGATGGCCGCCGCGGCGGCTCCGTATGCGGGGTGGCTGGCGGCGGCGGCGACGCAGTCGGCCGGTGCATCGGCGCAGGCGCGGGCGGTGGCCAGCATGTTCGAGGCGGCCAAGGCCGCAACCGTGCTCCCGCAGGCAGTCGCGGCCAACCGCGACGCCTTCGTGCAGCTGGTGATGACGAACCTCTTCGGCCAGAACGCACCGGCCATAGCCTTCGCCGAGAGCCTCTATGAGGAGATGTGGGCCGCGGACGTGGCCGCCATGTCCGGCTACTACTCCGGCGTGTCGTCGGTGGCGGCGCAGGTCGTGCCGTGGAGCAGCGTGCTGAAGGGCCTTCCCGGGTTGGGCGGCGCCAACGGCGCCGGTGCCGAGACCGGGGGCGGGGCACTGGCCGCAGGTGCCGCAGGCACCGGTGTCGCGGGCGCCGGTGGGGGTGGCGGTGGCGAGCAGGCCGTCGCCAGTGGTGGCGGCGGTGTCGCTGCCGGCGGCGGTGGGCCCGTAGCCGGCGGCGCGCAGGACCTGCTCGGGGCGAATACCGGCGCCGGGTTCACGCAAGGTGATCCTTCGGCTGGGGCCGTGAGTGCGGGCGGCTACACGGCGGCGGCCAGCGGCGGCATGACCGCGGCTAACCCCGGCATGATGATGAGTCCGGCGATGATGGCCGGCCCGATGATGATGGCCGGCATGGCCGCTAACAGCGGCGGCCAGTCGGGCGTCATCAATGCCGGTCCGGTCAAGGGCCCCAAGTCCAAAGAAGAGGAAGAAGCCGAGGCCAAGCGGGCTGCAGAAGCCGCAGCAGCGGAAGAAGCCGCGTTGGAAGCCGAGGCTGCCGAAGAAGGCGTGGAAGTCGCCCCAGAGGTTCCGGCAATGAGCGTGCTGGCTACCGCGGACCCGGAAGCCGCAGCCAAGGCGGCGCCGGGAGCGGCGACCACGCAGGCAACCCGCACCCGGGTTTCTGGAATTCCGGAGGCGGGATTACGAGTCGGGGCGAAGGCCAAGGACGAGGAGTCTTCCGAGACGGGAGAGAAGGTGCCTACGCTCCGGCCGGAGCCGAAGGAATTCCGCCCCCAGGTCGAGGAAGAAGAGGAGCAGCAGCTGCAAATACGCGGCGGCTAG
- a CDS encoding Rv3143 family two-component system response regulator, producing MPDSTEKLRILVYSDNVHTREQVIQALGKRLHPDLPEFSYVEVATGPMVIRQMDEGGIDLAILDGEATPTGGMGIAKQLKDELTTCPPILVLTGRPDDAWLASWSRAEAAVPHPIDPIVLGRTVLGLLRTPTH from the coding sequence GTGCCCGACTCCACTGAAAAATTGCGGATCCTGGTCTACAGCGACAACGTCCACACCCGTGAGCAGGTGATACAGGCATTGGGCAAGCGCCTGCACCCGGATCTACCCGAATTTAGCTACGTCGAGGTAGCGACCGGGCCCATGGTCATCCGGCAGATGGATGAGGGGGGCATCGATCTGGCCATCCTCGACGGTGAGGCCACGCCCACCGGAGGCATGGGGATCGCCAAGCAGCTCAAGGACGAATTGACGACGTGTCCGCCCATCCTGGTGCTCACCGGTCGCCCGGACGATGCCTGGCTGGCCAGTTGGTCACGAGCCGAGGCTGCGGTGCCCCATCCGATCGACCCGATCGTGCTGGGCAGGACCGTGCTGGGTCTGCTGCGGACGCCGACGCACTAG
- a CDS encoding YceI family protein: MTTLETLLSDPDTTGGWNLVADRSVVGFKVKNMWGLIPVKGEFHELSGRGELSSDGAVTGHLEIEVASLRTGIKARDKHLLSADFFDADRYPQIRVVVSALQPTQGKGADLKATFTIKGVTDPVPLPVTITELSDGSVRVCGEAQIDRIQFGVDWNRLGMIAPTVTTTAELIFVQAAQ, encoded by the coding sequence ATGACGACGCTGGAAACGCTGCTCAGCGATCCTGACACGACCGGTGGATGGAATCTCGTCGCAGACCGCTCGGTCGTCGGCTTCAAGGTCAAGAACATGTGGGGCCTCATCCCCGTCAAGGGCGAGTTCCACGAGCTCAGCGGGCGCGGCGAGCTGTCCAGCGATGGAGCGGTCACCGGTCACCTGGAGATCGAGGTCGCGTCGCTGCGCACCGGCATCAAGGCCCGGGACAAGCACCTGCTCTCGGCCGATTTCTTCGACGCGGACCGCTATCCGCAGATCCGCGTCGTGGTCAGCGCGCTGCAGCCGACCCAAGGCAAGGGCGCTGACCTGAAGGCAACCTTCACCATCAAAGGCGTAACCGATCCGGTGCCGCTGCCGGTCACGATCACCGAACTCAGCGACGGGTCGGTGCGGGTCTGCGGGGAAGCCCAAATCGATCGGATTCAGTTCGGCGTGGACTGGAACAGGCTCGGCATGATCGCCCCGACCGTGACGACAACGGCCGAACTGATCTTCGTACAGGCCGCGCAGTAG
- a CDS encoding nuclear transport factor 2 family protein, with translation MPTGDDASKAQILDVADRLFAAIENTDIATVERMWSDDILVWRPGARRDDDKPRALRVIEWFISVTTERRYEILDRQVFDNGSGGSGGSDGAARGFVQQHVLHATGTAGQTIALRVCIVIKLDINGFINRIDEYFDPADIAVLLA, from the coding sequence ATGCCCACTGGCGACGACGCGAGCAAGGCCCAAATCCTCGACGTGGCCGACAGGCTGTTCGCCGCGATCGAGAACACCGACATCGCGACGGTCGAACGGATGTGGAGCGACGACATCTTGGTGTGGCGGCCCGGCGCCCGTCGCGACGATGACAAGCCGCGCGCGCTGCGGGTGATCGAGTGGTTCATCTCGGTCACCACCGAGCGCCGCTACGAAATTCTGGACCGCCAGGTCTTCGACAATGGCTCCGGTGGCTCCGGTGGCTCCGATGGCGCCGCCCGGGGTTTCGTCCAGCAACACGTGCTGCATGCGACCGGTACCGCAGGCCAGACGATCGCCCTGCGGGTTTGCATCGTGATCAAGCTGGACATAAATGGTTTTATCAACCGTATCGACGAATACTTCGACCCCGCCGACATCGCGGTGTTACTGGCCTGA
- a CDS encoding DUF6285 domain-containing protein, translating to MTHGRPTAAELVAAVAEFLEGEIREATGGQVNFHARVAANALRIVERELLGPADAEASEVRSSLAELGFADEASLAAAIRSGQLDGRDEAVLNCLSALVRHRLAAAHPGYDSE from the coding sequence ATGACTCATGGCCGTCCGACCGCGGCGGAACTGGTAGCCGCCGTCGCCGAGTTCCTGGAAGGCGAGATCCGGGAGGCGACCGGCGGCCAGGTCAACTTCCACGCCAGGGTGGCCGCCAACGCCTTGCGCATCGTGGAGCGCGAACTGCTCGGCCCCGCCGACGCCGAAGCCTCCGAGGTCCGGTCGTCGCTCGCTGAGCTCGGCTTCGCCGACGAGGCCAGCCTGGCCGCCGCGATCCGGTCCGGCCAACTCGACGGGCGCGACGAGGCCGTCCTGAACTGTTTGAGCGCCTTGGTACGACATCGGTTGGCGGCCGCCCACCCCGGTTACGACAGCGAATAG
- a CDS encoding phosphotransferase family protein: MRAEVTVANLRPLTGGASRTTWAFDAVTEAGNRPLILRTGPPDDVHASMELEARVQAAAAAAGAPVPHVLVADNSPATLGNPFLICDEIKGETIVRRIQRQLDDPGRERLLTQCARALAAIHRAAANDPELLHEDPITQWRERLDEMGDTTATFEWTFRWLTAHRPAPSPPVLVHGDFRMGNLIVDGSDLAAVLDWELVHVGDAYEDLAWFCVRAWRFGAPPSHGAGGLGSIESFLRAYEDASGTAIDRKAFRWWLVLATLRWGIICRYQAERHLSGQTRSVELATIGRRVCENEWDLIQLLKEDRA; encoded by the coding sequence ATGCGCGCTGAGGTGACGGTAGCCAATCTGCGCCCCCTGACCGGTGGCGCCAGCAGGACGACATGGGCGTTCGACGCCGTCACCGAGGCGGGCAATCGACCGCTGATCCTGCGCACCGGGCCGCCCGACGACGTGCACGCGAGCATGGAACTGGAAGCGCGGGTTCAGGCGGCGGCAGCGGCGGCGGGGGCACCCGTGCCGCATGTCTTGGTCGCCGACAATTCCCCTGCGACACTGGGAAATCCGTTTTTGATCTGCGACGAGATCAAGGGTGAAACCATCGTCCGACGCATCCAGCGTCAGCTCGACGACCCGGGCCGCGAGCGGCTGCTGACGCAGTGCGCCCGCGCCCTGGCGGCCATCCACCGGGCGGCCGCCAACGACCCCGAACTGCTCCACGAGGACCCGATTACGCAGTGGCGGGAGCGACTGGACGAGATGGGCGACACCACCGCCACTTTCGAATGGACCTTCCGCTGGCTGACCGCGCACCGGCCGGCCCCGTCGCCACCGGTTCTGGTGCACGGTGACTTTCGGATGGGAAATCTCATCGTCGACGGATCAGACCTCGCCGCCGTGCTGGATTGGGAGCTGGTGCACGTCGGCGACGCATACGAGGACTTGGCCTGGTTCTGCGTGCGTGCCTGGCGATTCGGCGCACCCCCCAGTCACGGGGCCGGCGGTCTGGGCAGCATCGAAAGCTTTCTGCGCGCCTACGAGGACGCCAGCGGTACGGCAATAGACCGCAAGGCGTTTCGGTGGTGGCTGGTGCTGGCCACCCTGCGCTGGGGAATCATCTGCCGGTACCAGGCGGAACGCCACTTGAGCGGGCAGACTCGCTCGGTGGAGTTGGCGACGATCGGTCGCCGGGTGTGTGAGAACGAGTGGGATCTGATCCAGCTACTCAAGGAGGACCGGGCATGA
- a CDS encoding acyl-CoA dehydrogenase family protein: MDFTLPEHLPGLLAEMDDFIETEIKPLERENIQYFDHRRENARTDWDNGGIPRREWEDLLAEMRRRADKAGWLRYGLPSRFGGRDGTNLDMAVIREHLAHKGLGLHNDLQDESSIVGNFPQVIMMDRFGTEEQKKEWTEALITGERSMAFGLTEPKHGSDATWLETTAVKDGDSWIINGAKRFNTGVHRATHDLVFARTSGEAGQATGITAFLVPTDTPGFTVPYYWWTFNMPTDHAEVELKDVRVPGDAVLGEVDRGLEVGQTFLHENRIRQAASSLGAAQHCIDRAVAYAGERIVFGKPLAVNQAVQWPLVELQTEAQMVRLLVYYAATQLDNNHHMEVSDKVSMANYRANRLVCEAADRAMQVCGGVGYSRHEPFEHIYRHHRRYRITEGAEEIQIRRVAQRLFKFGKK, encoded by the coding sequence GTGGATTTCACCCTCCCCGAACACCTTCCGGGTCTACTCGCGGAGATGGACGACTTCATCGAGACCGAGATCAAACCGCTGGAACGGGAGAACATCCAGTACTTCGACCATCGTCGGGAGAACGCCCGCACCGACTGGGACAACGGCGGCATCCCGCGGCGGGAATGGGAAGACCTGCTCGCCGAAATGCGCAGGCGCGCCGACAAGGCGGGCTGGCTGCGTTACGGCCTGCCGTCCCGGTTCGGTGGCCGCGACGGTACCAACTTGGACATGGCGGTCATCCGGGAACACTTGGCGCACAAGGGTCTTGGATTGCACAACGATCTGCAGGACGAGTCGTCGATCGTCGGCAACTTCCCGCAGGTGATCATGATGGACCGGTTCGGCACCGAAGAGCAGAAGAAGGAGTGGACCGAGGCGCTGATCACCGGCGAGCGGTCGATGGCATTCGGGCTGACCGAACCCAAGCACGGGTCCGACGCCACGTGGCTGGAGACCACCGCGGTCAAGGATGGCGACAGCTGGATCATCAACGGCGCCAAGCGGTTCAACACCGGGGTGCACCGCGCCACCCACGACCTCGTGTTCGCCCGCACTTCGGGTGAGGCCGGGCAAGCCACGGGTATCACCGCGTTCCTGGTGCCGACCGACACCCCGGGCTTCACCGTGCCGTACTACTGGTGGACGTTCAACATGCCCACCGACCACGCCGAGGTCGAACTGAAGGACGTCCGGGTCCCCGGCGACGCGGTGCTGGGCGAGGTCGACCGCGGCCTCGAGGTGGGCCAGACGTTCTTGCACGAGAACAGGATTCGTCAGGCCGCCAGCAGCCTCGGCGCCGCGCAGCACTGCATCGACCGCGCGGTGGCCTATGCCGGCGAACGCATCGTGTTCGGTAAGCCGCTGGCGGTGAACCAGGCCGTACAGTGGCCGCTGGTCGAATTGCAGACCGAGGCGCAGATGGTGCGCCTATTGGTGTATTACGCGGCCACGCAATTGGACAACAACCACCACATGGAGGTGTCCGACAAGGTGTCGATGGCCAACTACCGGGCGAATCGTCTGGTTTGCGAAGCCGCCGACCGCGCGATGCAGGTCTGCGGCGGCGTCGGCTACAGCCGACACGAGCCGTTCGAGCACATCTATCGCCATCACCGTCGCTACCGCATCACCGAGGGTGCCGAAGAAATCCAGATTCGCCGAGTTGCCCAGCGGCTGTTCAAGTTCGGCAAGAAGTGA
- a CDS encoding DUF6285 domain-containing protein, with translation MSSNESPSRDRTATELLALVTQFLEEHVLPAATASPHSHDEIAAAVAALRIVEREMLGDPAGDATSRAALARLGFSDEAQLAAAIRNGDLDDRAADVTSCLRVLAQQRLAVANPGYQNE, from the coding sequence ATGAGTTCGAACGAGTCCCCGTCCCGGGACCGCACCGCCACCGAGCTGCTGGCGTTGGTCACCCAGTTCCTGGAAGAGCATGTCTTGCCGGCCGCCACCGCCAGCCCGCACAGCCACGACGAAATCGCCGCGGCCGTAGCCGCGCTGCGAATCGTCGAGCGCGAAATGCTCGGCGACCCGGCCGGGGATGCAACCTCCCGGGCTGCGCTGGCCCGCCTCGGCTTCTCCGACGAAGCCCAACTGGCGGCGGCGATTCGCAACGGTGATCTCGACGACCGCGCCGCTGACGTCACCTCCTGCTTGCGGGTACTGGCACAACAGCGGCTGGCGGTCGCCAATCCCGGATACCAGAACGAATAG
- a CDS encoding phosphotransferase family protein yields the protein MTGVEELADKLRAVIGGTLKVDAASITIDNLRPLRRNYGAAAWAFDATSPAGRGTLILRLEPVNRSSIEAAPQLQAHAHFSAKAKGVPVPRVVAADDSDATLGSPYVILEMPRGETEHSVIVRRLDSAGRHAGGRAQLLRQCALALSRIHRIETAEPEKARQDRLAIYRASLDALADAPAAFEWAYRWLLTHQPPPSPAVVVNGDFRMGNLAVDGMHLTAILGWRYLHVGDACEDLAWFCDRAWRYGAPLTRGAGGLGSIDTFLGAYEEASGTTVDRVRFHWWRVMAALLRGIMNFSEAQIGRTAQVPSMRAAIMGRRICETEWDLLNLIGEGTGK from the coding sequence TTGACCGGGGTCGAAGAGCTGGCCGACAAGTTGCGTGCAGTGATCGGTGGCACGCTGAAAGTGGACGCGGCAAGCATCACGATTGACAACCTGCGCCCACTGCGTCGCAACTACGGGGCCGCCGCCTGGGCATTCGACGCCACCAGCCCGGCGGGCCGCGGCACGCTGATCCTGCGCCTGGAACCGGTGAACCGCAGTTCGATCGAGGCCGCCCCGCAGCTGCAAGCTCATGCCCACTTCAGCGCCAAGGCGAAAGGGGTTCCGGTGCCGCGCGTCGTTGCCGCCGACGACTCCGATGCCACGCTGGGCAGTCCTTACGTGATCCTCGAAATGCCCAGGGGCGAAACGGAACACTCCGTGATTGTGCGCCGGCTCGACAGCGCCGGCCGACACGCCGGCGGCCGTGCGCAACTGCTGCGACAGTGCGCGCTCGCGCTGTCTCGCATCCATCGGATCGAGACCGCTGAACCGGAAAAGGCCCGCCAGGACCGCCTCGCGATCTACCGCGCCTCACTCGACGCCCTGGCCGACGCACCCGCCGCTTTCGAATGGGCTTATCGGTGGCTGCTCACCCACCAACCACCCCCATCGCCGGCGGTGGTGGTCAACGGCGACTTCCGAATGGGGAATCTCGCGGTCGATGGCATGCACCTGACCGCCATACTTGGGTGGCGGTATCTGCACGTCGGCGACGCATGCGAAGACCTGGCCTGGTTCTGCGACCGGGCCTGGCGCTACGGCGCCCCGCTGACCAGGGGCGCGGGCGGTCTGGGCAGCATCGACACCTTCCTGGGCGCCTACGAAGAAGCCAGCGGGACTACCGTCGACCGAGTGAGGTTTCACTGGTGGCGGGTGATGGCGGCGCTGCTGCGGGGAATCATGAACTTCTCGGAAGCCCAGATCGGACGGACGGCCCAGGTCCCCTCGATGAGGGCGGCCATCATGGGCCGCCGGATTTGCGAGACCGAATGGGACCTGCTCAACCTCATCGGCGAGGGAACGGGTAAATGA
- a CDS encoding TetR/AcrR family transcriptional regulator, which produces MPASTLSAKGRQTREAIEQAARKLFAERGFHGTTLADITSAAGKSSAVFYRYFTDKEDLLAALAESFLHDVVAPSGQSVSLPESPNDDTFFTTAVTGYWNMFKQNIGIMIAVAQLAATQQRFAAVQNEFRRFGMDIVAASVRRAQEQGYAADLNAEHIAAAIALLFENFTTVFVGASGQDGPRGLGVTINDDDAIKTLSTVWKKTLYGG; this is translated from the coding sequence ATGCCCGCCAGCACGCTCAGCGCCAAAGGCCGCCAAACGCGGGAGGCGATCGAACAGGCAGCGCGAAAGCTGTTTGCTGAGCGTGGCTTTCACGGAACCACCCTGGCCGACATCACCTCGGCCGCAGGAAAATCGTCGGCGGTCTTCTACCGGTACTTCACCGACAAGGAAGATCTACTGGCCGCGCTGGCGGAGTCATTTCTGCACGATGTGGTCGCACCGTCGGGGCAGAGCGTGTCGCTGCCGGAGTCGCCCAACGACGACACGTTTTTCACTACGGCGGTCACCGGTTACTGGAACATGTTCAAACAAAACATCGGCATCATGATCGCCGTCGCCCAGTTGGCCGCCACCCAGCAGCGGTTCGCTGCAGTGCAGAACGAGTTCCGGCGGTTCGGCATGGACATTGTGGCCGCCTCGGTGCGCCGGGCGCAGGAGCAGGGCTACGCGGCCGACCTCAACGCCGAACACATCGCCGCCGCGATAGCCTTGCTCTTCGAGAACTTCACGACCGTCTTCGTCGGCGCATCGGGACAGGACGGCCCGCGGGGGCTAGGGGTCACGATCAACGACGACGATGCGATCAAGACGTTGTCCACGGTCTGGAAGAAGACACTGTACGGCGGGTAA
- a CDS encoding hydroxymethylglutaryl-CoA lyase, whose amino-acid sequence MTHISIREVALRDGLQIEKPIPLAAKLELLAAVAATGVREVEATAFVSPTKVPSMADAAELAAELHNYPDIDFSALVASPNGAKRAIAAGFRSIEYVVAADDTFSMKNVGRTSAEATEQIADIVAIAHGSGVAVEVIVATAWDSPFEGPTPPQRVLDIAAAARDQGVDRFSIADTIGTATPGRVSSLIAQLRPVIGDLALGGHFHNTRGAGLASAYAAVTAGVTRLDASAGGLGGCPFAPGATGNIATEDLVYLLTDSGFEVDIDLAAAIAAAEVAKSVVGHDLPSALLRAGDRIRS is encoded by the coding sequence ATGACGCACATCTCGATTCGCGAAGTGGCGCTGCGCGACGGTCTGCAGATCGAGAAGCCAATCCCGTTGGCGGCCAAGCTGGAACTGCTTGCCGCCGTGGCGGCCACGGGCGTCCGTGAGGTGGAGGCGACGGCGTTCGTCTCCCCGACGAAAGTGCCGTCGATGGCCGACGCCGCCGAACTCGCGGCCGAACTGCACAACTACCCCGACATCGATTTTTCGGCCCTGGTGGCCAGCCCGAACGGCGCCAAGCGGGCCATCGCGGCGGGGTTCCGCTCGATCGAGTACGTGGTGGCTGCCGACGACACGTTCAGCATGAAAAATGTCGGGCGCACCAGCGCCGAGGCCACCGAACAGATCGCGGATATCGTCGCGATCGCGCACGGCAGCGGTGTCGCCGTCGAGGTCATCGTCGCCACCGCGTGGGACTCCCCCTTCGAGGGACCCACCCCGCCCCAGCGAGTGCTCGATATCGCCGCCGCGGCACGAGACCAGGGTGTGGACCGCTTCTCCATCGCCGACACCATCGGCACCGCCACCCCCGGTCGGGTCAGTTCGCTTATCGCACAACTTCGTCCGGTGATCGGTGACCTCGCGTTGGGCGGACATTTCCACAACACCCGTGGCGCGGGACTGGCCAGCGCCTATGCCGCCGTCACCGCCGGCGTCACCCGGTTGGACGCCTCCGCCGGCGGGCTCGGTGGTTGCCCGTTTGCGCCAGGCGCGACCGGCAACATCGCCACCGAGGATCTGGTGTATCTGCTGACCGACAGCGGGTTCGAGGTAGATATCGACCTGGCCGCCGCGATCGCCGCCGCTGAAGTCGCGAAATCCGTTGTAGGACATGACTTACCCAGTGCCCTGTTGCGTGCGGGCGACCGGATTCGCAGCTGA